A region from the Vicia villosa cultivar HV-30 ecotype Madison, WI linkage group LG3, Vvil1.0, whole genome shotgun sequence genome encodes:
- the LOC131657051 gene encoding uncharacterized protein LOC131657051, giving the protein MATSFLLSNPIPHTPTFIFPSFKAPPYPISPPLLRTTYRKPRRATVVTRAGASASSYAFAIALPLSLLAVTIFTALRIGEKLDQDYYEEMAINEAIMEIDEEEEEDYDDDAETYLQEEPVLPRGRNRPKREA; this is encoded by the exons ATGGCCACTTCATTTCTTCTCTCTAACCCAATCCCTCACACTCCCACCTTCATATTCCCTTCCTTCAAGGCCCCACCTTACCCCATCTCTCCGCCTCTTCTCCGCACCACTTACCGGAAACCAAGACGCGCTACGGTGGTCACACGCGCCGGCGCAAGCGCCAGTAGCTACGCTTTCGCGATTGCGCTTCCTCTTTCTCTCCTCGCTGTTACCATCTTCACTGCCCTCCGAATTGGCGAGAAGCTCGACCAAGATTACTACGAAGAG ATGGCAATAAATGAAGCTATCATGGAAATTgacgaagaggaagaagaggactatgATGATGACGCAGAAACTTATTTACAAGAAGAACCTGTCCTTCCACGTGGCCGCAACAGACCTAAAAGGGAAGCTTGA